Proteins co-encoded in one Medicago truncatula cultivar Jemalong A17 chromosome 8, MtrunA17r5.0-ANR, whole genome shotgun sequence genomic window:
- the LOC11415766 gene encoding pentatricopeptide repeat-containing protein At2g01390: MSRMRVSKLHGFLQNLFVPSKNIHSQRVPSSREYMRNVIGNIYRTLKYSSWDSAQQQLQNLPLKWDSYTVNQVLKSHPPMEKAWLFFNWASRLKGFKHDQFTYTTMLDIFGEAGRISSMKHVFNQMHEKGIKIDSVTYTSMMHWLSTSGNVDEAIALWDEMKSKGCCYPTVVSYTAFIKILFDNHRVKEATAIYKEMLHNGCVPNCYTYTVLMDHLIASGKCKEALEIFQKMQEAGVEPDKAACNILIDKCSKVCGTVFMTKILQYMKENRLVLRYRVYVKAMEALKIAGESDTLLRQVNPHFYLDSSFKEKAHDRNTVIADSSSNIDKELLLVLLRNRNVVAIDHLIQGMMDKKISVDNKVISTIIEVNCNCCRPDGALLAFNYSVTMGISIERTGYLSLVGLLNRSNMFSKLVEIVGEMTRAGHSLGIYLASLLIYRLGCARQLSIALKIFNLLPDNHKCVATYTALISIYFSARRVNKALEIYKIMCQKGNCPTSGTFNILVAGLERNGRFSEAGVHRKAKKNLNSNIGSQENLSTEGRICDLLFAGDVIL; this comes from the exons ATGAGCAGAATGAGAGTTTCAAAGCTTCATGGATTTCTCCAAAACCTCTTCGTTCCTTCAAAAAACATTCATTCCCAGAGAGTACCCAGCAGCAGAGAGTACATGAGGAACGTAATTGGGAATATTTACAGAACCCTAAAGTATTCATCTTGGGATTCCGCTCAACAACAGCTTCAAAATCTCCCTTTGAAATGGGACTCATACACTGTCAATCAGGTTCTCAAATCACACCCTCCAATGGAGAAAGCGTGGTTGTTCTTCAACTGGGCTTCTCGTCTCAAAGGGTTTAAGCACGACCAATTCACTTACACAACCATGCTAGATATTTTCGGTGAAGCAGGGAGAATTTCATCAATGAAACACGTTTTCAATCAAATGCATGAGAAAGGGATAAAGATTGATTCTGTTACTTACACTTCAATGATGCATTGGCTTTCGACTTCTGGGAATGTGGATGAAGCAATTGCATTGTGGGATGAAATGAAATCAAAGGGATGCTGCTATCCTACTGTTGTTTCTTATACTGCTTTTATAAAGATTCTTTTTGATAATCACAGAGTGAAGGAAGCTACTGCTATTTACAAGGAGATGCTTCACAATGGCTGCGTTCCAAATTGCTACACTTATACAGTTCTAATGGACCATCTTATTGCCTCTG GAAAATGCAAAGAAGCTCTTGAGATTTTTCAAAAGATGCAAGAGGCTGGAGTTGAACCTGATAAAGCTGCATGTAATATTCTAATCGACAAGTGTTCTAAAGTTTGTGGGACTGTGTTCATGACCAAAATACTTCAGTATATGAAAGAAAACCGTCTTGTTCTTCGCTACCGTGTTTATGTCAAAGCAATGGAAGCTTTAAAAATTGCTGGTGAGAGTGATACCCTTCTAAGGCAAGTCAATCCACACTTTTATTTGGATAGTAGCTTTAAGGAGAAGGCACATGACAGAAACACGGTCATTGCTGATTCTTCTTCTAATATAGATAAAGAGCTTTTATTGGTTCTCTTGAGAAATAGAAATGTTGTTGCTATTGACCACTTAATTCAAGGGATGATGGATAAGAAAATATCTGTAGATAATAAGGTTATCTCAACCATTATAGAGGTAAATTGTAATTGTTGTCGACCTGATGGTGCATTGTTGGCTTTCAACTACAGTGTAACAATGGGAATAAGTATTGAGAGAACAGGATATCTTTCCTTAGTGGGACTGTTGAATAGATCAAATATGTTTTCAAAACTGGTGGAAATTGTTGGGGAAATGACTAGAGCTGGACATTCTCTTGGAATCTATCTGGCTTCGCTTTTAATTTATAGGCTTGGTTGTGCTAGGCAGCTATCTATTGCCTTAAAGATTTTCAATCTATTACCTGATAATCATAAGTGTGTTGCTACGTACACTGCCTTAATTAGCATTTACTTCTCTGCTAGAAGAGTTAATAAGGCGcttgaaatttacaaaatcatgtGTCAGAAAGGAAATTGTCCTACGTCGGGCACTTTTAATATATTAGTAGCTGGTTTGGAAAGAAATGGCAGATTTTCTGAAGCAGGAGTTCATAGGAAAGCAAAGAAGAACCTAAATTCTAATATTGGTTCTCAGGAAAATCTTTCCACAGAGGGAAGGATATGCGACCTTCTATTTGCTGGGGATGTAATACTTTGA
- the LOC11415767 gene encoding tubulin beta chain, translating into MREILHIQGGQCGNQIGTKFWEAVCDEHGIDPIGQYIGNSKLQQLERVNVYYNEGSNGRYVPRAVLMDLEPGTMDAVRSGPYGQIFRPDNFVFGQSGAGNNFAKGHYTEGAELIDFVLDVVRKEVENCDCLQGFQVCHSLGGGTGSGMGTLLISKIREEYPDRMMLTFSVFPSPKVSDTVVEPYNATLSVHQLVENADECMVLDNEALYDICFRTLKLTTPSFGDLNHLISATMSGVTCCLRFPGQLNSDLRKLAVNLIPFPRLHFFMVGFAPLTSQGSQNYRALTVPELTQQMWDAKNMMCAADPRHGRYLTASAVFRGKMSTKEVDEQVMNVQNKNSSYFVEWIPNNVKSSVCDVPPRGLSMASTFVGNSTSIQEMFRRVSEQFSAMFRRKAFLHWYTGEGMDEMEFTEAESNMNDLVAEYQQYQDAPVYEDGDDYQEEEDAQS; encoded by the exons ATGCGTGAGATTCTTCACATTCAAGGAGGACAGTGTGGAAACCAAATAGGAACAAAGTTCTGGGAAGCGGTATGCGATGAGCACGGGATTGACCCCATAGGACAATATATAGGGAACTCCAAACTTCAACAACTCGAAAGAGTCAATGTTTATTACAATGAGGGATCTAACGGGCGTTATGTTCCCAGGGCAGTGTTGATGGACCTTGAGCCTGGCACCATGGATGCTGTCCGGTCCGGCCCTTATGGGCAGATTTTCCGACCAGACAACTTTGTATTTGGACAGTCTGGTGCCGGAAACAATTTCGCCAAGGGTCATTACACTGAGGGTGCCGAGCTCATTGACTTTGTTCTTGATGTTGTAAGGAAGGAGGTTGAGAATTGTGATTGCTTGCAAG GATTTCAAGTGTGCCACTCCTTGGGAGGAGGAACGGGTTCTGGAATGGGAACTCTACTCATTTCAAAGATCAGAGAAGAATACCCTGATCGAATGATGCTCACTTTCTCTGTCTTTCCATCTCCAAAGGTGTCAGACACAGTTGTTGAGCCTTACAATGCAACACTTTCTGTTCACCAATTGGTGGAGAATGCCGATGAGTGTATGGTCCTTGATAATGAAGCACTCTATGACATCTGCTTCAGGACCCTCAAACTCACCACACCAAGTT TTGGAGATTTGAATCATTTGATCTCAGCAACAATGAGTGGAGTGACTTGTTGCTTAAGATTCCCGGGTCAGCTAAATTCAGACCTGCGGAAGCTAGCAGTGAACTTGATCCCATTTCCACGCCTTCACTTCTTCATGGTGGGTTTCGCTCCCCTGACATCTCAAGGATCGCAGAACTACCGTGCACTTACCGTACCAGAACTTACACAACAGATGTGGGATGCCAAGAACATGATGTGTGCGGCGGATCCACGCCATGGCCGTTATTTAACAGCCTCAGCGGTGTTTAGAGGGAAAATGAGCACAAAAGAAGTGGATGAACAGGTAATGAATGTGCAGAACAAGAATTCTTCTTACTTCGTTGAATGGATTCCCAATAATGTGAAGTCCAGTGTCTGTGATGTCCCACCTAGAGGCCTTTCGATGGCTTCGACATTTGTTGGCAATTCGACATCTATACAGGAGATGTTTAGGAGAGTGAGTGAACAGTTCTCTGCCATGTTCAGAAGGAAAGCATTCTTGCATTGGTATACCGGAGAAGGAATGGATGAAATGGAATTTACTGAAGCAGAAAGCAATATGAATGATCTTGTTGCTGAATATCAACAATACCAGGATGCCCCAGTTTATGAAGATGGTGATGATtaccaagaagaagaagatgctCAAAGCTGA